A window of the Acidobacteriota bacterium genome harbors these coding sequences:
- a CDS encoding BMC domain-containing protein translates to MASAIGALEFNSIARGIFAADAMAKAAAVELFASKSICPGKYMTLVHGEVSSVEAAIATGKAAAPGAVVDEFIIPNAHPQVFPALTGTAAIAALAAVGVLESYSALTGILAGDAAAKAAAVDLIEIRLANGIGGKAVLTLTGSVADVEAAIQAGEAAIAHTGLFVAAVIIPAPHGDVQKFLV, encoded by the coding sequence AGCCCTGGAGTTCAACAGCATCGCCCGCGGCATCTTCGCCGCCGACGCCATGGCCAAGGCGGCCGCGGTGGAGCTGTTCGCGTCGAAGAGCATCTGTCCGGGCAAGTACATGACCCTCGTTCACGGCGAGGTGTCCAGCGTCGAGGCCGCCATTGCCACCGGCAAAGCCGCCGCGCCGGGCGCCGTCGTCGACGAATTCATCATCCCCAACGCGCACCCGCAGGTGTTTCCCGCGCTCACCGGCACCGCCGCCATCGCCGCGCTGGCCGCGGTGGGCGTGCTGGAAAGCTACTCGGCCCTGACGGGCATCCTTGCCGGCGACGCGGCCGCCAAGGCCGCCGCCGTGGACCTCATCGAGATCCGCCTCGCCAACGGCATCGGCGGCAAGGCGGTCCTGACTCTGACCGGATCGGTCGCCGACGTCGAGGCGGCGATCCAGGCCGGGGAGGCGGCCATCGCCCATACCGGCCTGTTCGTGGCTGCGGTGATCATCCCGGCGCCCCATGGGGATGTCCAGAAATTCCTCGTCTGA